In Zingiber officinale cultivar Zhangliang chromosome 9B, Zo_v1.1, whole genome shotgun sequence, the genomic window ACCCATAGAGACGCCCATAACCACCTAGTTATACTGTTTGATGTACGCCCTGAGAGCCTTATTGGGCCATTGCTTGAGGGAAAATAAACTTAGCGTGGTCTTGTGTTATCGGtggctgctggcgaagtggtggaggagcATCTTGCAGAAAATCCTTGAAGTAGCAAATATAGTCAACCAAAAGTCGGTTGAACCATCTCTGTGCCGAGCTCGAGAGGATTTCAAGAATACTCGGCACTTGACGTCATTTGTGTATTGGTGAAGAATAGCTGCATTCTCAAACTTGAGTAGATGGTCCTCCGGATAGGTCGCTCATCCGTACTCCCCCAGCATTAAGGATAAAAAATAGCTTGGCAGCTTGTCTTCCAATATTTCCAGGGAGAACAACATACTTAATAGTTCGGGAGAGCCACAGGGGACTGAGCCTTCCCTTTCCACGAATCCCGAGTAAGTGCATCTCCAGAGGATGATCCTTGATATCAAAGACTAAATAGTTttgtttcaaagtagatagtggtattcaaatttaaaacaaaagagcacaaaataGCTAGTCGGCCTCAAAGCCAACGATATGCTTACTTCAGTCTCAAGTGCTTTGGTAAGTATATCCTCTTTGGTCTCTTCAATTTTCAACTTACCTTCCCTCTTTTGTGGTATATAATAATCCTGTCATACACATTCAAAAGCATTATTACTAAAAAAAGGTTATCATTTTAGTAAAATTGTTGCTTTTATGTATTGTTATTTTGTTTACAATCTGTTGTACTTTTTTTCATCAAATTCTCTCCTTCAAATTTGTTAATCACTtagtttctagttatttcaaacTTCAATATAGATAAACTAGTTTTAATAGAAGCTAGAGGTAGGAGTTGCAATTTTTTCATTACCCTAACATTTTTTCGCAAGCATTCTAGAGGCTTCCATAGAGTCCACACCTTCTATTGATCACAACAACATGATAGATAAGCTTTCTAAATACTAACTAATATATAAGAAACATGATAAACAAAACTCACAGCAACATgaaaaaaaatcacagaaaaaGTGAACTGACTGCAAAGTGATAAAAACTAGCAGCAACATGATAAAAAAAACTCACAGCATATCAATAACTGACAACAAAGTGATATTAACTGATAGTAACGTGATAAACTGATATCAAAGTGATATAAAAACATCATAACATATCAATATTGTCCACAACATATCAATCTTCAAAGGTAAATAACATATCAATTTAAATTGTCAAGAGGTGAATTTGGAGTGTCAAATAAGGAGCTTACTATCTTGCATATCTCTTTAATCTGCCTTTGGGTATGCTTGGCATACCCTAAGCTCCTGTATTCATCAATGAGAATTACTTTAATCTGTGTAGTAGCTAATGTTGACAATGG contains:
- the LOC122022532 gene encoding uncharacterized protein LOC122022532 isoform X3, whose amino-acid sequence is MRRPVDLELAHEGDQRRGEEETEHRAGDPDAAAAPLPRRAHHRALQRRRLLHGADAKAHRGGWQQDHRLIHPPARQQGLLPLIWQRGRLLWRCQVGHPESTSDPLSTLATTQIKVILIDEYRSLGYAKHTQRQIKEICKIKVWTLWKPLECLRKNVRDYYIPQKREGKLKIEETKEDILTKALETEVSISLALRPTSYFVLFCFKFEYHYLL
- the LOC122022532 gene encoding uncharacterized protein LOC122022532 isoform X2, encoding MRRPVDLELAHEGDQRRGEEETEHRAGDPDAAAAPLPRRAHHRALQRRRLLHGADAKAHRGGWQQDHRLIHPPARQQGLLPLIWQRGRLLWRCQVGHPETESTSDPLSTLATTQIKVILIDEYRSLGYAKHTQRQIKEICKIKVWTLWKPLECLRKNVRDYYIPQKREGKLKIEETKEDILTKALETEVSISLALRPTSYFVLFCFKFEYHYLL